From one Comamonas piscis genomic stretch:
- a CDS encoding GNAT family acetyltransferase: protein MEIRVFALQDSDEVVQLWHDCGLYRPWNDPHKDIARKLSVSPALFWVGVDARGEVMASIMVGYDGHRGWINYLAVHPSQQRKGYAGQLMQRAEAELTALGCPKLNLQVRVGNEAVIAFYESQGYSNDQTVSLGKRLIADT, encoded by the coding sequence ATGGAAATCCGTGTTTTTGCACTGCAAGATTCCGACGAGGTTGTGCAGCTGTGGCATGACTGCGGCCTCTACCGGCCCTGGAACGATCCGCACAAGGATATTGCGCGCAAGCTCAGCGTCTCGCCCGCATTGTTCTGGGTGGGGGTCGATGCGCGCGGTGAGGTGATGGCCAGCATCATGGTTGGCTATGACGGCCACCGAGGCTGGATCAACTACCTGGCGGTACACCCCAGCCAGCAGCGCAAAGGTTATGCCGGGCAGCTGATGCAGCGGGCCGAGGCCGAGCTGACGGCACTGGGCTGCCCCAAGCTCAACCTGCAGGTGCGCGTCGGCAACGAGGCGGTGATCGCCTTCTACGAAAGCCAGGGCTACAGCAACGACCAGACGGTGAGCCTGGGCAAGCGCCTGATTGCAGACACCTAA
- a CDS encoding PoNe immunity protein domain-containing protein: protein MQYKALPCLLQHCQAQPWHLLRPRVDMDLERWAETWADQLSSLHEFASHGYYGLDVQDLDADSQRAARAGWCRAALQSLALLDLAYSRGLPPRAMESLFEHVLHWCNEYAVFMRSDAATPAQARQPINPASNSYPAAVQLLALPVLLERQELIPGIVERLLGNRCDCLLDYLSAVACEKDEASAQVFCPKPYADLGEFFEQSELGTEPLQHYLAENYSSQLHPALAAIGRLIGMGEHHPRWAWEVAALVVLYELDDSPLTAYSCYPADMVALARQRLAVHEASFAAH, encoded by the coding sequence ATGCAATACAAGGCCCTTCCCTGCTTGCTGCAACACTGCCAGGCGCAACCCTGGCATTTGCTGCGGCCGCGCGTGGACATGGACCTGGAGCGATGGGCGGAGACCTGGGCAGACCAGCTGTCGAGCCTGCATGAATTCGCCAGCCATGGTTACTACGGGCTGGATGTGCAGGATCTCGATGCCGACAGCCAACGCGCTGCCCGGGCCGGCTGGTGCCGTGCGGCACTTCAGTCGCTGGCACTGTTGGATCTAGCCTACAGCCGGGGCCTGCCGCCCCGCGCGATGGAGAGCCTGTTTGAACATGTGCTGCACTGGTGCAATGAATATGCGGTCTTCATGCGCAGCGATGCCGCAACGCCCGCGCAGGCCCGCCAACCCATCAACCCCGCCTCCAACAGCTACCCGGCCGCCGTGCAGCTGCTGGCCCTGCCCGTCTTGCTGGAGCGCCAAGAGCTGATCCCCGGCATCGTCGAGCGTTTGCTGGGCAACCGCTGCGACTGCCTACTCGATTACCTGAGTGCCGTCGCCTGCGAAAAGGACGAGGCCTCGGCCCAGGTCTTCTGCCCCAAGCCCTATGCCGATCTGGGCGAATTTTTCGAGCAGTCCGAGCTGGGCACCGAGCCCCTGCAGCACTACCTGGCAGAGAACTACAGCAGCCAGTTGCACCCGGCCCTGGCTGCTATCGGCCGGCTGATTGGCATGGGCGAGCACCATCCCCGCTGGGCCTGGGAAGTCGCTGCCTTGGTGGTGCTCTATGAGCTGGACGACAGCCCCCTGACCGCCTACAGCTGCTACCCCGCCGATATGGTGGCCCTGGCCCGCCAGCGCCTGGCCGTCCATGAAGCCAGCTTCGCCGCGCACTGA
- a CDS encoding alpha/beta fold hydrolase produces MQFQVQAADLYAYTGGKALDASQPTAIFIHGVLCDHSVWALQSRYLANHGWNVLAIDLPGHCKSGGPAPRSVEEAADTIAQLLDAAGLERAALIGHSWGSLIAMEAAARLGTRVSHLVLVGTADPMKVAPALLEQALNATDQAIGMVQTFSRATLAPPSGAGSWVFGAGMALARRVQASNRDTNLLHTGFVACDSYRNGQAAMAALACPVLFVLGEQDQMTPAKAARSLIDAAKAAGKQVQVQMLPCGHNQMTESPDETLFAIHDFLKTPKA; encoded by the coding sequence ATGCAATTCCAAGTTCAAGCTGCCGACCTGTATGCCTACACCGGCGGCAAAGCGCTGGATGCGAGCCAGCCCACTGCCATCTTCATCCACGGCGTGCTGTGTGACCACAGCGTCTGGGCGCTGCAAAGCCGCTACCTGGCCAACCACGGCTGGAACGTGCTGGCCATCGACCTGCCCGGCCACTGCAAAAGTGGCGGCCCAGCACCGCGCAGTGTGGAAGAAGCGGCCGACACCATCGCCCAGCTGCTCGATGCCGCAGGCCTGGAGCGCGCCGCCCTTATCGGCCACAGCTGGGGGAGCCTGATTGCGATGGAAGCGGCAGCGCGCCTGGGCACGCGCGTCAGCCACCTGGTTCTGGTCGGTACCGCCGATCCGATGAAGGTCGCCCCCGCCTTGCTGGAGCAAGCGCTGAATGCGACGGACCAGGCCATTGGCATGGTGCAGACCTTCTCGCGCGCCACCCTGGCCCCACCCTCCGGCGCTGGCAGCTGGGTGTTTGGCGCCGGCATGGCGCTAGCCCGCCGTGTGCAGGCCAGCAACCGCGATACCAACCTGCTGCACACCGGCTTTGTGGCCTGCGACAGCTACCGCAACGGCCAGGCCGCCATGGCCGCCCTGGCCTGCCCCGTGCTGTTTGTGCTGGGCGAGCAAGACCAGATGACCCCAGCCAAAGCTGCACGCAGCCTCATCGATGCCGCAAAGGCCGCTGGCAAGCAGGTACAGGTCCAGATGCTGCCCTGCGGCCACAACCAGATGACCGAGTCGCCTGACGAAACCCTGTTTGCAATCCACGATTTCCTCAAAACGCCAAAAGCCTAG